A portion of the Candidatus Schekmanbacteria bacterium genome contains these proteins:
- the lysS gene encoding lysine--tRNA ligase, producing the protein MGEKVVTEENELIAKRKEKLAELREKGINPFPNDFVSDLLVSGIVAKYADLKPEESDDVSPPLSVAGRILTMRVMGKTTFAHIQDSSGKIQIMLRFNDLGEEDYQFAKKYFDIGDFVGATGKVFRTKTGELTIWCTKVRILTKSLRPLPEKWHGLKNIEIRYRQRYVDLIANPEVKEVFEKRCLIIKNIRKFMDDSGFLEVETPMMQSIPGGAAARPFKTHHNALGMDLYLRIAPELYLKRLVVGGFHRIYEINRNFRNEGISTHHNPEFTMMEFYHAYQTYTGLMDFTERLISTVAKTISDDLKFPFEGNEINLSPPWTRMTMFEAIEKHTGITREKLSDIRSASAEAGELGIKLEKGTTLGKIILSIFETVVEPKLINPTFIYDFPVEVSPLSRRKDSDTTIVERFELYIAGFELANAFSELNDPIDQFERFQEQVRERQEGDEEAHQMDHDYVRALEYGMPPTAGEGIGIDRLVMILTGSPSIRDVIFFPQLKPEN; encoded by the coding sequence ATGGGAGAAAAAGTAGTGACTGAAGAAAATGAACTGATAGCGAAACGCAAAGAGAAGCTTGCGGAGCTCAGAGAGAAGGGGATAAATCCCTTCCCTAATGATTTTGTCTCGGACCTTCTGGTAAGCGGCATTGTAGCTAAATATGCTGATTTGAAACCTGAAGAGTCGGATGATGTCAGCCCACCGCTTTCTGTTGCAGGAAGGATTTTGACCATGCGCGTCATGGGGAAAACCACCTTTGCCCATATACAGGACTCATCAGGGAAAATCCAGATAATGCTCCGCTTCAACGACCTTGGAGAAGAAGACTATCAGTTTGCCAAAAAATATTTTGATATCGGAGATTTTGTAGGTGCAACGGGAAAGGTCTTCAGGACAAAGACAGGGGAGCTTACCATATGGTGTACAAAGGTAAGGATTCTCACTAAGAGTTTGAGACCATTGCCTGAAAAGTGGCATGGATTAAAGAATATTGAGATACGCTATCGCCAGCGTTATGTTGACCTGATTGCAAATCCGGAAGTGAAAGAGGTCTTTGAGAAACGGTGCCTTATCATAAAAAATATAAGAAAATTCATGGATGACAGCGGCTTCCTTGAGGTTGAGACTCCGATGATGCAGTCTATCCCGGGAGGTGCGGCAGCGCGTCCGTTTAAGACACATCACAACGCGCTCGGCATGGACCTTTATCTCCGCATTGCGCCCGAGCTTTATTTGAAAAGGCTCGTGGTAGGAGGCTTTCACAGGATATACGAGATAAACAGGAACTTCAGGAATGAGGGTATTTCCACCCATCACAACCCTGAGTTTACAATGATGGAATTTTACCATGCTTACCAGACCTATACAGGGCTCATGGATTTTACGGAGCGTCTCATATCAACAGTGGCTAAGACTATTTCTGATGATTTGAAATTTCCCTTTGAAGGAAATGAGATAAACCTTTCTCCACCGTGGACGCGAATGACCATGTTCGAGGCTATAGAAAAGCATACCGGGATAACAAGAGAAAAACTTTCTGACATTAGGTCTGCTTCTGCCGAGGCTGGTGAACTTGGCATAAAACTTGAAAAAGGAACTACGCTTGGGAAGATAATACTCTCCATATTCGAGACTGTCGTTGAACCAAAGCTTATCAACCCGACATTCATCTATGATTTTCCTGTTGAGGTTTCTCCTCTTTCGAGAAGGAAGGACAGCGATACAACGATAGTCGAGAGGTTTGAGTTGTACATTGCCGGCTTTGAGCTTGCCAATGCTTTCAGCGAACTTAACGATCCTATTGACCAGTTCGAGAGGTTTCAGGAACAGGTTCGCGAAAGACAGGAGGGAGACGAAGAAGCTCATCAGATGGACCATGATTATGTAAGGGCCCTTGAATACGGGATGCCTCCCACTGCCGGAGAAGGAATAGGGATAGACAGGCTTGTAATGATACTTACCGGCTCCCCGTCAATCAGGGATGTGATATTTTTCCCGCAGCTAAAGCCTGAGAATTAA
- a CDS encoding ABC transporter permease: protein MSFETFVGFRFLKGKEGNRFLSIITIVSAAGVALGVAVLLIVISVIDGYEAEMKNKILGSNSHIIMFKAADNGLISGYQNVANTISSEPGVSRADPFFYLQAMLSTSKGKRGIVLKGVEPSYLDVIRKFSRLDLADKNFTGGAKKIILGKELADELGVIPGGEVNCLIPRGMGGGTVMPRVFTFVVAGIFESGMYEWDLNLAYGDIDTVGNIIGAEGKASAIEIRLDDPEKVASILEPLSAKFPFPYHMNDWRKMNRNLFSALYVQKVMLFIIVMLILVVASFNIMSTLLISVLERRRDIAVLKSVGASKRALLKLFLIKGAVIGICGTVAGNIIGLLCCYLLKVYPFIKIDYTVYFLKTLPVSINPVTFGLISIYSLAVSLFFSLFPAWQASKLNPVELLRYE, encoded by the coding sequence ATGTCATTTGAAACCTTTGTCGGGTTTCGTTTCCTCAAAGGAAAAGAGGGGAACAGGTTCCTTTCCATTATCACCATTGTGTCAGCGGCTGGTGTTGCGCTCGGCGTTGCCGTACTCCTCATAGTCATCTCAGTAATAGACGGCTATGAGGCGGAGATGAAGAACAAGATCCTCGGATCCAATTCCCATATAATCATGTTCAAAGCAGCGGATAACGGATTAATCTCCGGCTATCAGAATGTTGCAAACACAATATCAAGCGAGCCCGGAGTCTCACGGGCTGACCCATTTTTTTATCTTCAGGCAATGCTTTCAACTTCTAAGGGGAAAAGAGGAATAGTGCTTAAAGGAGTGGAGCCTTCCTATCTTGACGTAATAAGGAAATTCTCAAGGCTTGATCTTGCTGATAAGAATTTTACAGGAGGAGCGAAAAAGATAATCCTCGGAAAGGAACTGGCTGATGAGCTGGGCGTTATTCCGGGAGGCGAAGTAAACTGCCTTATTCCCCGTGGAATGGGAGGAGGCACTGTCATGCCGCGAGTATTCACATTTGTTGTAGCGGGCATATTTGAAAGCGGGATGTACGAGTGGGATTTGAACCTTGCCTACGGTGATATAGATACCGTAGGAAACATAATTGGCGCAGAAGGAAAGGCTTCTGCAATTGAGATAAGGCTTGATGACCCAGAGAAGGTCGCTTCTATCCTGGAACCCCTGTCAGCAAAGTTCCCGTTTCCCTATCACATGAACGACTGGCGCAAGATGAACCGCAATCTTTTTTCAGCCCTTTATGTGCAGAAGGTAATGCTTTTCATAATAGTAATGCTAATCCTTGTTGTTGCGTCATTCAACATAATGAGCACTCTTCTCATAAGCGTCCTTGAAAGAAGACGCGACATAGCAGTCTTAAAATCTGTAGGCGCTTCAAAGCGTGCCCTTCTAAAGCTTTTTCTGATAAAGGGAGCGGTGATAGGCATATGCGGTACGGTGGCAGGGAATATCATAGGACTTCTATGCTGTTATCTGCTTAAGGTCTATCCATTCATAAAGATTGACTATACTGTTTATTTTTTAAAGACTCTTCCTGTATCAATCAATCCTGTGACTTTCGGACTCATATCCATATACTCTCTTGCAGTGAGCCTTTTTTTCTCCCTCTTCCCTGCGTGGCAGGCTTCAAAACTTAACCCTGTCGAGCTTTTAAGATATGAATAG
- a CDS encoding phosphatidate cytidylyltransferase: protein MSEIRRYTTALILVAALMLLLEFGGFAVFSIIVTLVSIISLYELKTLFKNLEVDLSLAPVMLCGVGACYGFYSGRIWLVLLSYFLCVIIVSVLKMVFYKGPMNSVYSVVFSLFSIVYITFPVGCLINIRRIDGGLSFIYILLMATWASDTGAYLAGKKFGRRKLAPLISPNKTIEGLMGGILLTIAAFLIWWGIGIIALWQAVIFGIAISVSATAGDLLESIIKRGVGVKDSGSIFPGHGGILDRIDALLFTAPVWYICIIFLR from the coding sequence ATGAGCGAAATCAGAAGGTACACGACAGCCCTCATATTGGTGGCAGCGCTCATGCTCCTCCTTGAATTTGGGGGCTTTGCGGTATTTTCCATTATTGTCACCCTGGTCAGCATCATTTCTCTTTATGAATTAAAGACCCTTTTTAAGAATCTTGAAGTTGATCTGTCTTTAGCTCCGGTCATGTTATGCGGAGTCGGAGCCTGTTATGGTTTTTACAGCGGAAGAATATGGCTTGTCCTGCTTTCATATTTTTTATGCGTCATAATCGTCTCGGTTCTGAAGATGGTTTTTTACAAAGGCCCTATGAATTCTGTTTATTCCGTTGTTTTTTCCCTGTTCAGCATTGTTTATATAACTTTCCCTGTTGGATGTTTGATTAACATCAGAAGAATAGACGGCGGGTTGAGTTTCATATACATACTCCTCATGGCAACATGGGCAAGCGATACAGGCGCTTATCTTGCCGGGAAAAAATTCGGGAGAAGAAAACTTGCTCCTCTTATAAGCCCTAACAAGACCATTGAGGGACTCATGGGGGGGATATTGCTGACTATTGCGGCTTTCCTCATATGGTGGGGGATCGGCATAATTGCCTTGTGGCAGGCCGTTATTTTCGGAATAGCGATTTCCGTTTCAGCCACTGCCGGCGACCTTCTTGAATCAATCATTAAAAGAGGTGTTGGGGTAAAGGATTCAGGCTCAATCTTCCCCGGGCATGGAGGGATACTCGACAGAATAGATGCGCTTCTTTTTACAGCGCCTGTATGGTATATATGTATAATATTTTTAAGATGA
- a CDS encoding UMP kinase, giving the protein MPEKVKYKRILLKLSGEILAGTKGYGIDLECIKKIALEIKGIHQLGVEIAIVVGGGNIFRGVSASAHEMEDRASADYMGMLATVINALALQSTLENVGVFTRVLSAIEMRDVAEPYIRRRAIRHIEKKRVVIFGAGTGNPFFTTDTAASLRAIEIRADIILKATKVDGVYTSDPMKDKSAKMFKTLSYLQLLEKRLAVMDATAVSLCMDNDVSIVVFNLNKPGNLKRIIKGESVGTLVKG; this is encoded by the coding sequence ATGCCTGAAAAGGTAAAATATAAGAGAATACTTCTAAAGCTTTCAGGGGAAATCCTTGCAGGCACTAAAGGTTATGGTATTGACCTTGAATGCATAAAGAAGATTGCCTTAGAGATAAAGGGCATCCATCAGCTTGGTGTTGAGATTGCCATTGTGGTGGGTGGAGGGAATATCTTCCGCGGAGTCAGCGCATCAGCCCATGAAATGGAAGACCGTGCATCCGCTGACTATATGGGGATGCTTGCCACAGTAATAAATGCCCTTGCACTTCAAAGCACACTTGAGAATGTTGGTGTTTTTACCCGTGTTCTTTCTGCCATAGAGATGAGGGATGTTGCCGAGCCTTATATCCGAAGACGCGCCATAAGGCATATTGAGAAAAAAAGAGTTGTCATCTTCGGAGCAGGCACAGGAAATCCCTTTTTTACCACCGACACAGCCGCATCACTGCGCGCCATTGAGATCAGGGCTGATATAATACTAAAAGCAACAAAGGTGGACGGAGTTTATACTTCCGATCCCATGAAAGACAAATCAGCGAAGATGTTCAAAACCCTTTCATATCTCCAGCTGCTTGAGAAAAGACTGGCTGTAATGGATGCAACAGCGGTGTCGCTTTGCATGGATAATGACGTAAGCATTGTTGTATTTAACCTTAACAAACCCGGAAACCTCAAGCGGATAATAAAAGGCGAGAGTGTAGGGACATTAGTCAAGGGGTAA
- the frr gene encoding ribosome recycling factor: MYKEVMHEVEQLMEKSFNFLVKEFGGVRTGRASVTLFEGIKVNYYNTRTPLNQVATISIPENRLVVLQPWDPTVIPEIERAIMKSDLGLTPSSDGKVIRLPVPELTEERRHELVKLVRKIAERERVTVRNERRDGNEKLKKLEKDSKISKDDYTRAHDEMQKLTDKYIKKIDDILKNKEDEIMKF, encoded by the coding sequence ATGTATAAAGAAGTCATGCATGAAGTAGAACAATTAATGGAAAAGTCGTTTAATTTTCTTGTCAAGGAGTTTGGAGGAGTGAGGACAGGAAGGGCTAGCGTCACCCTTTTTGAGGGAATAAAAGTCAACTACTACAACACACGGACTCCCCTTAATCAGGTAGCGACCATATCTATCCCTGAGAACCGCCTTGTCGTTCTCCAACCCTGGGACCCTACTGTCATTCCCGAGATAGAGAGGGCGATAATGAAATCAGACCTCGGGCTTACACCGAGCAGTGACGGCAAGGTCATACGTCTGCCTGTTCCTGAGCTTACCGAGGAAAGAAGGCATGAACTTGTAAAGCTTGTGAGAAAGATAGCGGAACGTGAAAGGGTGACAGTCCGGAATGAACGAAGGGACGGGAACGAGAAACTTAAAAAGCTTGAAAAAGATAGTAAAATTTCTAAAGATGATTACACCAGAGCGCATGATGAGATGCAAAAGCTGACAGACAAATATATTAAAAAAATAGATGATATTCTGAAGAACAAAGAAGATGAAATAATGAAGTTTTGA
- the tsf gene encoding translation elongation factor Ts, translating into MAVSASTVKELREKTGAGMLDCKDALENSGGDFEKAIEFLRKKGLASAQKRSARATSNGLVGSYIHAGGKIGVLIEVNCETDFVARTEAFQELVKDLAMQIAAATPKYVKRDDVPAEELAKEKRIYIEQAKESGKPEKILDKIADGKLEKYYESVCLIDQIFIKDSEKSVKDIIDGIIAKTGENISVKRFVRFQLGEES; encoded by the coding sequence ATGGCAGTATCAGCAAGCACAGTTAAGGAACTAAGAGAGAAAACAGGCGCCGGTATGCTTGATTGCAAAGATGCCCTTGAGAACAGCGGCGGAGATTTTGAAAAAGCAATCGAGTTTCTGAGGAAGAAAGGTCTTGCTTCAGCTCAGAAAAGGTCTGCAAGGGCAACTTCCAACGGACTTGTCGGCTCATATATACATGCAGGCGGTAAAATAGGCGTACTCATAGAGGTGAATTGCGAAACTGATTTTGTTGCCAGAACCGAGGCGTTTCAGGAACTTGTGAAGGACCTTGCCATGCAGATCGCTGCTGCTACACCAAAGTATGTAAAAAGAGATGATGTTCCCGCTGAAGAGCTGGCAAAGGAGAAACGGATTTACATTGAACAGGCTAAAGAGTCTGGGAAACCGGAAAAAATACTGGATAAGATTGCCGACGGGAAACTGGAAAAATATTATGAATCGGTTTGTCTTATTGACCAGATTTTCATAAAAGATTCTGAAAAGAGCGTTAAGGATATTATTGACGGCATCATTGCCAAGACAGGCGAAAATATTTCTGTTAAACGTTTTGTTCGTTTTCAGCTTGGCGAAGAGAGCTGA
- the rpsB gene encoding 30S ribosomal protein S2 codes for MSTISMKALLESGVHFGHQTKKWNPKMKKYIFGAKHDIYIIDLQKTLRLFKEAFKFVRDTVATGGNVLFVGTKKQASLIIREEAERAGCSFVTERWLGGTITNFQTISKSTKKLNEIEEMKSAGIYEAMSKKDAIKLERERIKLERYFGGIKTLDRLPDVLFVIDPRKERIAVNEAKTMGIPIVGLVDTNCDPDLIDYIIPGNDDAIRSIKLISSKMADAVLEGRTFITERTFEEEKKEADAVQADSIADEITDEIEETEKLKGVGDFE; via the coding sequence TTGAGTACAATCTCTATGAAAGCCCTTCTTGAAAGCGGTGTGCATTTCGGACACCAGACAAAAAAATGGAACCCGAAGATGAAGAAATACATTTTCGGTGCAAAGCATGATATTTACATTATAGATCTCCAGAAGACTTTAAGGCTTTTTAAAGAAGCTTTTAAATTCGTGAGAGATACTGTTGCAACAGGCGGTAATGTCCTTTTCGTCGGCACTAAGAAGCAGGCATCCCTTATTATAAGGGAAGAAGCTGAAAGGGCCGGCTGTTCATTTGTAACGGAAAGATGGCTTGGCGGTACAATCACAAACTTCCAGACCATATCGAAAAGTACAAAAAAACTTAATGAAATAGAAGAAATGAAATCAGCGGGCATTTATGAAGCAATGTCGAAAAAAGATGCGATAAAGCTTGAGAGGGAACGTATCAAGCTTGAACGCTACTTCGGCGGTATAAAAACTCTGGATAGGCTCCCTGATGTTCTGTTCGTTATAGATCCGAGGAAAGAAAGAATAGCGGTCAATGAAGCCAAAACAATGGGGATACCGATTGTAGGCCTTGTTGATACTAACTGCGATCCTGATCTCATTGATTACATAATCCCCGGTAACGATGATGCCATAAGGTCAATAAAACTTATTTCATCGAAAATGGCTGATGCTGTCCTTGAGGGAAGAACTTTTATCACTGAAAGAACCTTCGAAGAGGAAAAAAAGGAAGCTGATGCTGTGCAGGCGGACAGTATTGCAGATGAAATTACTGATGAGATTGAGGAGACAGAAAAGCTAAAAGGTGTGGGCGATTTTGAATAA
- the prfB gene encoding peptide chain release factor 2 (programmed frameshift): MIENIARRIDDLGRIFDLPSKKIRLEELEGLIGTGDFWQDKEGAKKILAERKGIDRVVQEWDKLWRRYKDASELYELVRSEPDEVMEKELAVEIAALEEELSKSELKFILSGEHDSSNAILTIHPGAGGTESQDWAQMLMRMYIRWAERRGYSVEINDMLPGEEAGVKSATISIKGEYAYGYLKAESGVHRLVRISPFDANKRRHTSFVSVFVIPEIEDDAEIEIKDDELKVDTFRAGGAGGQHVNKSDTAVRITHLPTNIVVACQNERSQYQNKVTAMKILRSKLYELKLEQDKEKMDEFHSQKKDIAWGSQIRSYVLHPYRMVKDHRTDVETGNADAVLDGELDKFIDTYLLKFSGNKQG, encoded by the exons ATGATAGAGAACATCGCGCGCAGAATAGATGATCTCGGGAGG ATCTTTGACCTCCCATCCAAGAAAATCCGTCTTGAAGAGCTTGAGGGCCTTATAGGCACCGGTGATTTCTGGCAGGACAAGGAGGGGGCAAAGAAAATCCTTGCTGAACGAAAAGGGATAGACAGGGTTGTCCAGGAATGGGACAAACTCTGGAGAAGATACAAGGATGCCTCAGAACTCTACGAGCTTGTGCGCAGCGAGCCTGATGAAGTCATGGAAAAAGAGCTTGCCGTTGAGATAGCCGCACTTGAAGAAGAACTTTCCAAAAGCGAACTCAAATTCATCCTCTCGGGTGAGCATGATTCAAGCAATGCCATTCTAACCATTCACCCGGGCGCAGGCGGCACCGAGTCGCAGGACTGGGCGCAGATGCTGATGCGGATGTACATAAGATGGGCAGAGAGAAGAGGATATTCGGTCGAGATAAACGACATGCTCCCCGGAGAAGAGGCGGGTGTTAAAAGCGCAACTATCTCCATCAAGGGAGAGTATGCCTATGGATATCTTAAAGCTGAAAGCGGCGTACACAGGCTTGTAAGGATATCTCCCTTTGATGCCAATAAAAGGCGTCACACTTCCTTTGTGTCCGTATTTGTTATTCCAGAAATTGAAGATGATGCTGAGATCGAGATAAAGGATGACGAACTCAAAGTTGATACATTCAGGGCAGGAGGTGCGGGAGGCCAGCATGTAAACAAATCAGACACTGCGGTGAGGATAACCCATCTTCCTACCAATATAGTTGTCGCCTGCCAGAACGAAAGGTCGCAGTATCAGAACAAGGTTACGGCGATGAAGATATTGAGGTCCAAGCTCTATGAGCTGAAGCTTGAACAGGATAAAGAGAAGATGGACGAGTTCCACAGCCAGAAAAAAGATATTGCATGGGGGAGCCAGATAAGGTCTTATGTGCTCCACCCTTACAGGATGGTAAAGGACCACCGCACTGACGTTGAAACAGGCAATGCTGACGCTGTCCTTGATGGAGAGTTAGACAAGTTTATAGACACATACCTTTTAAAGTTTTCAGGAAATAAGCAAGGGTAA
- a CDS encoding NUDIX hydrolase, with the protein MTEKWICCPDCGGKVELFKNPVPTVDIIIEVAGAGGEKKIVLIKRKNPPVGWAIPGGYLDYGESLEACAVREAKEETSLDVELIRQFHTYSDPLRDERQHNISTVFIARAMGGKLKADSDAKEACLFSSNTLPSPIVFDHGKILEDYFNGAY; encoded by the coding sequence TTGACAGAGAAGTGGATATGCTGTCCGGATTGTGGCGGGAAAGTAGAGCTTTTTAAAAATCCCGTACCGACGGTTGACATCATAATAGAGGTGGCTGGCGCGGGAGGGGAAAAGAAGATTGTGCTTATTAAGCGCAAAAACCCTCCTGTAGGATGGGCAATCCCCGGAGGTTATCTCGACTATGGGGAATCCCTTGAGGCATGTGCTGTAAGGGAGGCCAAAGAAGAGACATCTCTTGATGTTGAACTTATAAGGCAGTTCCATACGTATTCAGACCCATTGCGGGATGAAAGACAGCACAACATATCTACTGTTTTCATAGCCAGGGCAATGGGGGGAAAACTCAAGGCCGACAGCGATGCCAAGGAGGCATGTCTCTTTAGCTCTAACACCCTTCCGAGTCCGATAGTTTTTGACCATGGGAAAATACTGGAAGACTATTTTAACGGAGCATACTGA
- a CDS encoding 4Fe-4S binding protein, with protein sequence MHVITDECIACGTCAEVCPVQAIEEAGDVYKINDSCTDCATCVESCPVDAIKPGA encoded by the coding sequence ATGCACGTAATTACAGATGAATGTATCGCATGCGGGACATGTGCAGAGGTATGTCCTGTTCAGGCTATCGAAGAAGCTGGAGATGTATATAAAATCAATGATTCATGTACGGATTGCGCTACATGTGTTGAGTCTTGCCCGGTTGATGCTATTAAGCCAGGGGCGTGA
- a CDS encoding isoprenyl transferase: protein MDGNGRWAKQRRLNRIQGHRRATETVRTVVMTCRELNVDVLTLYTFSLENWKRPRAEVKALMMLLKQFLIEEFEEMQENNVRLIASGRLELIPSDVRLILDNVISKTSSNNGMILNLALSYGSRAEIVDAIKKIAARVKNGEIDVSDIDEKEVTDNLYTAGLPDPDLMIRTSGEMRISNFLLWQSAYSEIWITPVLWPDFKKEHLFAAIEDYQKRERRFGLTGEQIQEKKKVFIY from the coding sequence ATGGATGGGAACGGAAGGTGGGCAAAGCAAAGGAGGCTCAACCGCATCCAGGGTCATAGACGTGCTACGGAAACCGTGAGGACTGTCGTAATGACATGCCGGGAACTCAATGTGGATGTCCTGACGCTGTATACTTTTTCACTTGAAAACTGGAAAAGACCCCGTGCCGAAGTGAAGGCTCTCATGATGCTCTTAAAACAGTTCCTCATTGAAGAGTTTGAAGAGATGCAGGAGAATAATGTGAGGCTCATCGCTTCCGGCAGACTTGAGCTTATCCCCTCCGATGTACGGCTTATCCTCGATAACGTTATCTCAAAGACATCATCTAACAATGGGATGATATTAAATCTCGCGTTGAGCTACGGCAGCCGCGCAGAGATAGTTGATGCCATAAAGAAGATAGCTGCAAGGGTCAAAAATGGAGAAATTGATGTCTCCGATATTGATGAGAAAGAGGTAACGGACAACCTTTATACTGCCGGGCTTCCTGACCCGGATCTTATGATACGCACAAGCGGGGAAATGAGGATATCCAATTTTCTTCTCTGGCAGTCCGCGTACTCTGAGATATGGATCACTCCAGTCCTCTGGCCTGATTTTAAAAAAGAGCATCTGTTTGCCGCCATAGAGGATTATCAAAAGAGAGAAAGAAGGTTCGGGCTCACAGGTGAACAGATACAGGAAAAGAAAAAAGTTTTCATATACTGA